In Topomyia yanbarensis strain Yona2022 chromosome 2, ASM3024719v1, whole genome shotgun sequence, one DNA window encodes the following:
- the LOC131679348 gene encoding uncharacterized protein LOC131679348, whose protein sequence is MSEERDNTKTEGNDRHCKRCDRADADDDMVCCDMCESWIHFQCAGVSESIAEPDRSFKCSNCLADWDGASKSGVSFNESSVSKSSRASQRLHLSLQLLEEQRKLKKMRAEEEIKTRKMEEAAKLKEIEEEQEYLKQRYDLLLQIGDENDSASRKSGVSVKKKREQMENWLNKGAQVDEVGKLKPTASEQKATLSVPAVSKQDRVVVVPTTTISVSNKLASLNSDKLHPDPTISVPGGSVSALTKSFESLVVSMPEKATSTVPGITGDAVGESVVTSVFHAPTSAASTIGPMLTVPKVTLAGVRNSLVCPGTAPVYSYPGTTVTLSSVAERVPAMPYVSSSFYGNQEQYLTTVAYSSSQLPTSINTDPLYIVPKNPLVSSAGQWQYDGVVPRNPILIPNSRISNNVNIHTEYPNPLPPTSVPYPGLRPEIVPSIVPPSLGFHGNGNSLSASVGPNSAQLAARQVMPRELPRFSGDPQDWPMFHSSFKNTTEVCGYSDAENLARLQRSLGGAALEAVRSRLLLPASVPYVMETLHKLYGRPEILISSLLKKVRNVPPPKSDNLSSIVAYGLAIQNLVDHIILSDQQAHLWNPMLLQELIDKLPTSLKMQWGTFKQAFANVNLATFNSFMSGLVNLASELSIDVSSVQNYHQPQRAEKSKPKEKLFTHANEPPSVSKEFAIKGHTSKACSYCEEDSHLILNCPRFKSLDIGGRWKVMRQKNLCRLCLIPHSKWPCRSKKECGVNGCRVRHHMLLHSNRNDTSDGSRSGEIVHQNHHSTKSFSLFRYLPVTLYGDGKQVETFVFLDDGSSCTLLEEGIAAQLGIEGLPVASYTDAKPGMIIGLEHVRLLTSLKTREGSSNEPVAAKTRLGWCVYGRNNGTEGSIEQVHVHTCGEITNSDLHDSMRKFFAVEDAASVQQLESEEDKRARSILEATTVRKGSRMETGLLWRKEDVNFPDSYQMAISRLKGLEKRLAKDPELRKKVNEQIESYEQKQYVCKVSSAEMANANPRRVWYLPLGVVTNPKKPNKIRLVWDAAAKACGVAFNDMLLKGPDLLVSLVNVLLRFREGKIAVCSDIREMFLRILIREEDKWSQCFVWRSCPSDEVQIYTINVAMFGATSSPCTAQFVKNKNALEYAQSYPRAVNAIIYNHYVDDFLDSVNSVEEAVQLVKQVQFIHAAAGFEFGKIMSNSQEVLDRLGETSSPDSKSLVLDNDHTYERVLGVVWVPLADHFTFDRYGVVDVLGSGQTVPTKRQVLRIVMKLYDPLGFVAHFVVQGKILMQEIWRTGTNWDEPISEQLYDLWSRWIELYETIDEVQVPRCFFENSTTPEVDEIEIHVFTDASVAACACVVYLRMAHSGGSWCSLVAAKTKVAPLRALSIPRLELQAAMMGARLLHNICSALTLNIHKRYLWTDSSTVLAWLRSDSRRYHQFVSFRVGEILSLTSVDEWYHVPSKLNVADDATKWNSGPSFDPNSRWFQGGFLRNAKDQWPKQSNKVDEVDASIEEIQMVALHLTSEEIIDIERFSNWNRLVRTMAYVHRAIRSWKQIGNDKHRRQNPNQEDFVKAEETLWRQAQSQAYSEEIRQLNIDGSVDKRSSLRSLLPFSDEHGVMRVRGRIGNAPHIPYAAKYPVVLPREHRITFLLVNYYHQRFLHANGETVYNELRQKFYIPKLRMLIRKVGRSCQYCKVQKAVPVPPQMAPLPKERLTPFVRPFTYVGVDNMGPFEVKVGRSLVKRWICLFTCLTVRAVHLELAQSLSTSSCVMAFRRFVARRGAPLEVFSDNGTNFIGANRQLSEEKQKLQEIVVDCANTFTNAHTQWHFNVPAAPHMGGPWERMVKSVKVAMKAVSDSPRHPSDEVLETIMLEAEGIVNSRPLTYVPLEAADQEALTPNHFLLHGSNGIKQPASEPAITGNVLRDSWKLAQHIGNEFWRRWIREYLPMLTRRAKWFDTVKPLEPGDLVVIVDEHARNRWERGRILETFPDKSGQVRRATVQTNRGVFERPAVKLAVLDVVSCNQKSEEAAAGPAMVHGSGDVADTPCCGAPLVNQMSYPSLS, encoded by the exons ATGTCAGAAGAACGTGACAATACGAAAACGGAAGGCAATGACAGGCACTGTAAAAGGTGCGACCGTGCCGATGCGGATGACGATATGGTGTGTTGCGATATGTGCGAGTCGTGGATCCATTTCCAGTGCGCCGGTGTCAGCGAATCCATTGCTGAACCGGATAGAAGTTTTAAGTGTAGCAATTGTCTGGCAGACTGGGATGGTGCGTCGAAGTCGGGTGTGTCATTCAACGAGTCGTCCGTCAGCAAGAGCAGTCGAGCGTCGCAGAGGTTGCATCTCAGTTTACAACTTCTAGAAGAGCAACGGAAGCTGAAAAAGATGCGTGCGGAAGAAGAAATTAAAACCAGGAAAATGGAAGAAGCAGCCAAATTGAAGGAAATCGAAGAGGAACAGGAATACTTGAAGCAGAGATACGATTTACTGTTGCAAATCGGCGATGAAAATGATTCGGCAAGTAGGAAAAGCGGAGTCAGTGTCAAAAAGAAGCGCGAACAGATGGAGAACTGGCTTAATAAGGGAGCACAAGTAGACGAGGTTGGTAAGTTGAAACCAACAGCGTCTGAACAGAAAGCTACCCTGTCAGTACCGGCTGTTAGCAAACAGGATCGCGTAGTAGTAGTACCAACAACAACAATCTCTGTTTCGAACAAGCTTGCTTCCTTGAATTCGGATAAGCTTCATCCTGATCCGACTATTTCAGTTCCTGGTGGGAGTGTCAGTGCTTTGACTAAATCTTTCGAGTCGTTGGTCGTATCGATGCCAGAAAAAGCGACCTCTACAGTTCCAGGAATAACAGGGGATGCAGTAGGTGAAAGTGTAGTCACGTCGGTCTTCCACGCgccgacgagtgctgcatcgaCAATCGGGCCCATGTTGACAGTTCCTAAAGTGACTCTTGCAGGAGTTCGAAATTCTCTGGTTTGTCCTGGTACAGCACCGGTTTACTCGTACCCAGGAACGACCGTCACACTGTCGAGTGTAGCCGAGAGGGTTCCGGCGATGCCGTATGTTTCTAGTAGTTTTTATGGAAACCAGGAACAGTATCTGACTACAGTCGCGTACAGTTCGTCACAGTTGCCAACTTCGATTAATACTGATCCACTATATATCGTTCCAAAGAATCCTCTTGTCTCTTCTGCTGGCCAGTGGCAGTATGACGGTGTCGTACCACGGAATCCAATCTTAATACCAAACTCCAGAATTTCAAATAATGTAAATATACACACTGAGTATCCGAATCCGCTTCCACCGACAAGTGTTCCGTATCCCGGGCTGAGGCCGGAAATCGTACCCTCGATAGTACCACCATCTTTAGGATTCCACGGGAATGGGAACAGTCTTTCGGCCAGTGTAGGGCCAAATAGTGCGCAATTAGCAGCTCGACAAGTAATGCCACGCGAATTGCCGAGGTTTAGCGGGGATCCTCAGGATTGGCCTATGTTCCACAGTTCTTTCAAAAACACGACGGAGGTCTGCGGATATTCCGACGCTGAAAATCTAGCCAGATTACAGCGTAGTTTGGGAGGGGCAGCACTGGAAGCAGTTAGAAGTCGCTTACTTCTGCCAGCATCTGTACCCTACGTGATGGAAACGCTACATAAGCTGTATGGTAGACCAGAGATTTTAATAAGTTCTCTTCTGAAGAAGGTGAGAAATGTTCCGCCGCCAAAGTCGGATAACCTGAGCTCGATCGTTGCCTACGGATTGGCAATTCAAAATCTTGTCGATCATATCATTCTGTCTGATCAGCAAGCACATTTGTGGAATCCAATGTTGCTCCAGGAGTTGATCGATAAATTACCCACCTCACTGAAGATGCAATGGGGTACATTCAAGCAAGCGTTTGCGAACGTCAACTTGGCGACATTCAATAGTTTCATGTCGGGATTAGTAAATCTGGCTTCCGAGTTGAGTATCGATGTGAGTTCTGTCCAGAACTACCACCAGCCACAGAGAGCGGAGAAGTCAAAGCCGAAGGAGAAGCTTTTCACTCATGCGAACGAACCACCAAGCGTATCGAAGGAGTTTGCGATAAAAGGACATACGTCAAAAGCGTGCTCCTATTGTGAGGAAGACAGTCATCTGATCCTAAACTGTCCTCGCTTTAAATCATTGGACATCGGAGGCCGATGGAAGGTGATGCGGCAGAAAAACCTATGTCGACTGTGTTTAATCCCGCATAGTAAATGGCCGTGTCGTTCAAAAAAGGAATGCGGGGTAAACGGGTGTCGCGTTCGACATCATATGCTGCTGCATAGTAATCGTAACGATACTTCCGACGGTTCAAGGTCTGGAGAGATTGTTCACCAAAATCACCATTCTACGAAATCATTTTCACTGTTCCGCTACCTGCCAGTAACACTGTACGGAGACGGGAAACAAGTAGAAACATTCGTATTCTTGGACGATGGGTCGTCATGTACACTACTCGAGGAAGGAATCGCAGCACAGTTGGGCATAGAAG GCCTTCCTGTGGCCAGTTACACCGATGCAAAGCCCGGCATGATCATCGGACTTGAACATGTACGGTTGTTAACAAGTTTGAAGACCCGTGAAGGCAGCAGCAACGAACCAGTAGCAGCTAAGACTCGGCTTGGTTGGTGCGTGTACGGGAGAAATAACGGAACTGAAGGTTCAATTGAACAAGTGCACGTCCATACTTGCGGAGAGATAACGAATAGCGACCTACACGATTCAATGCGAAAGTTCTTCGCAGTTGAAGATGCTGCTTCCGTGCAGCAGTTGGAATCCGAGGAGGACAAGCGAGCACGCAGTATTCTTGAGGCAACTACGGTACGAAAGGGAAGTCGAATGGAGACGGGTTTGCTTTGGCGAAAAGAAGACGTGAACTTCCCGGATAGCTACCAAATGGCGATCAGCCGTTTGAAAGGTTTGGAGAAACGACTGGCGAAAGATCCCGAGCTGCGTAAGAAAGTCAACGAGCAAATTGAGAGCTACGAACAGAAGCAGTACGTCTGCAAAGTATCATCGGCAGAGATGGCGAACGCAAACCCTCGGCGAGTGTGGTACCTCCCGTTGGGGGTGGTGACGAATCCCAAGAAACCAAACAAAATCCGACTGGTGTGGGATGCGGCCGCGAAGGCTTGTGGAGTTGCTTTCAACGACATGCTTCTCAAGGGCCCGGATCTACTCGTATCGCTAGTGAACGTCTTGTTGCGATTCAGGGAAGGCAAGATAGCAGTATGCTCCGATATCCGAGAGATGTTCCTGAGAATTCTTATCCGGGAGGAAGACAAGTGGTCACAGTGCTTTGTATGGCGTAGCTGTCCGTCGGATGAAGTTCAGATATACACAATCAACGTCGCTATGTTCGGGGCAACCAGTTCCCCGTGCACGGCTCAGTTCGTGAAGAACAAAAATGCTCTCGAATACGCGCAATCATACCCCAGAGCGGTAAACGCAATCATCTACAACCATTACGTGGATGATTTCCTTGACAGTGTCAACTCGGTAGAAGAAGCAGTACAGCTTGTCAAACAAGTGCAGTTTATCCACGCAGCAGCGGGGTtcgaattcggcaaaattatgtCCAACTCGCAGGAGGTTCTCGATCGTCTTGGGGAAACTAGTTCGCCGGACAGTAAGTCACTAGTATTGGACAACGATCACACGTATGAGCGCGTCTTAGGTGTAGTGTGGGTACCATTAGCGGATCACTTCACCTTCGACCGATATGGGGTCGTAGACGTTTTGGGCAGTGGCCAAACAGTTCCAACGAAGAGACAGGTGCTACGAATCGTGATGAAGCTATACGACCCTTTGGGATTTGTGGCGCATTTCGTAGTACAGGGAAAAATCTTAATGCAAGAGATTTGGAGAACGGGAACAAATTGGGACGAGCCCATATCAGAGCAACTGTATGATCTGTGGAGTAGGTGGATCGAGCTGTACGAGACGATTGATGAAGTGCAAGTACCGCGTTGCTTCTTCGAGAATTCTACAACGCCAGAGGTGGACGAAATTGAGATTCACGTGTTCACGGATGCTAGCGTAGCGGCATGCGCGTGTGTAGTGTATCTGAGGATGGCACACAGCGGCGGTAGTTGGTGTTCGCTAGTAGCAGCAAAAACTAAAGTCGCACCGCTTCGTGCGCTCTCCATCCCGCGCTTGGAGCTACAAGCTGCTATGATGGGAGCACGATTGCTGCACAACATTTGCTCGGCACTCACTCTCAACATACATAAACGCTACCTGTGGACGGACTCCAGTACAGTTCTGGCGTGGCTTCGCTCGGACAGTCGCCGATATCACCAGTTCGTCTCGTTCCGAGTCGGAGAAATTCTTTCACTCACCAGCGTAGATGAGTGGTACCACGTACCTTCGAAGCTAAACGTAGCGGATGATGCCACCAAGTGGAATTCAGGACCATCGTTTGATCCGAATAGTCGCTGGTTTCAAGGCGGGTTCCTACGAAATGCGAAAGACCAGTGGCCAAAGCAATCGAACAAGGTAGATGAAGTAGATGCGTCAATCGAAGAAATACAAATGGTAGCTCTACATCTGACGTCGGAGGAGATCATAGACATCGAACGCTTTTCAAATTGGAATCGTTTAGTTCGAACGATGGCCTACGTTCATCGGGCGATAAGAAGTTGGAAGCAGATTGGGAATGATAAACACCGAAGACAAAATCCAAATCAAGAGGATTTCGTGAAAGCAGAAGAAACCCTTTGGCGTCAGGCTCAATCGCAGGCATACAGCGAAGAGATTCGTCAACTAAACATCGATGGCAGTGTTGACAAACGGAGTTCACTGCGTTCGCTGCTCCCATTTTCCGACGAGCACGGAGTCATGCGGGTACGAGGTCGGATTGGAAACGCGCCGCATATTCCGTACGCGGCAAAGTATCCCGTAGTATTGCCGAGGGAACATCGCATAACTTTTCTTCTGGTGAATTACTACCACCAACGGTTCCTTCACGCCAACGGAGAAACTGTGTACAACGAACTACGCCAGAAGTTTTACATTCCTAAGCTTCGAATGCTCATACGTAAAGTTGGCAGGAGTTGTCAGTACTGTAAGGTACAGAAAGCTGTTCCAGTGCCGCCGCAGATGGCGCCACTTCCGAAGGAACGCCTAACCCCATTCGTCCGGCCGTTCACGTACGTTGGCGTCGACAACATGGGGCCCTTCGAAGTCAAAGTCGGCCGCAGTCTGGTGAAAAGATGGATCTGCTTGTTTACCTGTCTTACGGTACGGGCGGTTCATCTGGAGCTAGCACAGAGTCTTTCAACATCGTCCTGCGTGATGGCCTTTAGGAGATTCGTGGCCCGACGGGGTGCGCCGCTGGAGGTTTTCTCCGATAATGGCACTAACTTTATCGGAGCCAATCGCCAGCTGTCGGAAGAAAAACAGAAACTTCAAGAGATCGTCGTAGACTGCGCCAACACATTCACCAACGCACACACTCAGTGGCACTTCAACGTTCCTGCAGCCCCGCACATGGGGGGACCCTGGGAGCGCATGGTCAAGTCAGTGAAAGTCGCAATGAAAGCTGTTTCTGACAGTCCCCGTCATCCTAGCGACGAAGTATTAGAAACGATCATGCTGGAGGCCGAAGGTATTGTGAATTCGCGACCGTTAACCTATGTTCCCCTGGAAGCTGCAGATCAGGAGGCACTCACACCAAACCACTTCCTGTTACATGGCTCGAACGGAATCAAGCAACCAGCAAGCGAACCTGCGATCACAGGAAACGTTCTTCGGGACAGCTGGAAGCTGGCCCAGCACATTGGAAATGAATTCTGGCGAAGGTGGATCCGGGAATATCTCCCAATGTTGACACGGCGGGCGAAATGGTTCGATACAGTGAAGCCCCTGGAACCTGGCGATCTTGTCGTCATAGTCGACGAGCATGCGAGGAACCGCTGGGAACGAGGACGCATCCTGGAAACCTTCCCGGATAAGTCCGGACAGGTGAGACGCGCAACAGTACAGACTAATAGAGGTGTGTTCGAGAGACCTGCTGTAAAGCTCGCTGTTCTGGACGTCGTAAGCTGCAACCAGAAATCGGAGGAAGCCGCTGCGGGACCGGCAATGGTTCACGGGTCGGGGGATGTCGCCGATACCCCTTGTTGCGGCGCGCCACTGGTGAACCAAATGTCCTATCCCTCGCTATCCTAA